The Leifsonia xyli genomic sequence TGCGTCCGCACCTCGAACAGCTCCTCCAGGTCGTCGGCGCGGAACGGGAGCGAGACCTCCTCGAACGCCTCGCGCGCGGCCGCTTCCGCTGCCGTCTCGCCGGGATCGACCTTGCCCCCGGGCATGTAGTAGACGTCCCGCCCGCGGGCGGTCACCATCAGCACGCGGCGGTCGCGCACCACCGCGACGGCGGAGACGATGATCGGATCGGCGGTCACCCTCCGAGGCTACCGGCCTGTGCAGGTCACGGGGTCTCGGCGACCTGCTTCAGCTTGCGCAGCCCCTTCTCGAAGTCCCCGCCGACGAGATTGTCCAGGTTGACGAACCGCGTGTAGAGCTTGCGCGGCGTCTCCATCCGCCAGACCACCCGCGTGCCGTCGCCCTCCGGCGTCAGTACGAATCGGAGCTCGTTCGACGAGGGGAAAGGCCGGGTGAACTCCAGGTGGATGCCGACGCCGTCCGGTTCCACCGCCGTGATCCGCATCGTGCCGGAACCGGCCTTCCGGTTGCCCGACCACGCGTAGGTCGATCCGACCGCGCCCGGCTCGCCGCCGTACTCGCGCTTCAAGTCGGGGTCGAGGTCCTCCCACGGCGACCACTGCGTCCACTCGGGCAGGCGGGCGATGTGCGGCAGCAGCTGCTCGGGGGTGGCGCTGATGCGCGTGGTGCGTTCGACGATGACGGTTCCGGCCATGACGCGAACACTATCGCCCGCGGGCTGTGTGCGGGGAGGTGTGCCGCGCGGCGCCCTCGCGTGGCAGGATCGTCGCGTGACCGGCCGAATGATGCTGCTCGACAGCGCCTCTCTCTACTTCCGTGCGTTCTACGGCGTGCCCGACACGGTGAAGGCGCCCGACGGCTCGCCGGTGAACGCGGTGCGCGGCTTCCTCGACATCATCGCCAAGCTGGTGACCGACTACCGCCCCGAGTCGCTGGTCGCCTGCTGGGACGACGACTGGCGCCCGCGCTGGCGCGTCGACCTCATCCCGAGCTACAAGGCGCACCGCGTCGCGACGCTCGTCCCTGGCGGCGTCGACGTGGAGGAGGTGCCGGAGGCGCTCGTCGCCCAGGTGCCGGTGATCCGCGAGGTGCTGGGTGCGCTGGGCATCCCCATCGTCGGGGCGCCGCTCGCCGAGGCCGACGACGTGATCGGGACGCTCGCGACCCGTGCGGCCGGACCGGTGGACGTCGTCACCGGCGACCGCGACCTGTTCCAGCTCGCCGACGACGAGCGTGACGTGCGGATCGTGTATACCGCGCGCGGCATGAGCAACCTCGAAGTCGTGACGGACGCGGTGGTGCAGCAGAAGTACGGCGTCCGCGGCGACCAGTACGCCGATTTCGCGGCGATGCGCGGCGACACGTCCGACGGGCTCCCGGGGGTTGCGGGTATCGGCGAGAAGACGGCGGCGGCGCTCCTCGCGGACTACGGCGACCTCTCCGGGATCATCGCCGCCGCCGAGGATTCCGCGAGCGGCATGAAGCCGGCGGCCCGAGCTCGCTTCGCCGCCTCCCTCGACTACCTGGCGGTCGCACCGACGGTGGTCGAGGTCGCCCGC encodes the following:
- a CDS encoding NTP pyrophosphohydrolase; protein product: MTADPIIVSAVAVVRDRRVLMVTARGRDVYYMPGGKVDPGETAAEAAAREAFEEVSLPFRADDLEELFEVRTQAHGEPDGRMVHMRVFRGWTDDEPVPSAEVGAVHWTTSADANRCPAAGTEVLRRLVELDLID
- a CDS encoding 5'-3' exonuclease, coding for MLLDSASLYFRAFYGVPDTVKAPDGSPVNAVRGFLDIIAKLVTDYRPESLVACWDDDWRPRWRVDLIPSYKAHRVATLVPGGVDVEEVPEALVAQVPVIREVLGALGIPIVGAPLAEADDVIGTLATRAAGPVDVVTGDRDLFQLADDERDVRIVYTARGMSNLEVVTDAVVQQKYGVRGDQYADFAAMRGDTSDGLPGVAGIGEKTAAALLADYGDLSGIIAAAEDSASGMKPAARARFAASLDYLAVAPTVVEVARDLPLPDVDARLAPLTDEQRETLRALSERYGLGGSLDRLLTALNG